From Streptomyces sp. NBC_00683, one genomic window encodes:
- a CDS encoding peptidoglycan-binding protein yields MATPLSADKLLKALRDEGLHVVEHRSWRTHNRNHKGSWGPVHGVMIHHTVTSGTQSSVELCYNGHSSLPGPLCHGVIAKDGSVHLVGHGRANHAGLGDDDVLRAVINETALPADNEANTDGNRSFYGFECVNLGDGKDPWPAAQLEAIEKAAAAICRAHGWNYRSVIGHKEWQPGKIDPRGFTMDSMRGRIKARLGGNPDGPSKPPATKPPAKYEPFPGAAYFRAGRRSAVITAMGKRLVAEGCGKYDVGPGPDWSEADRKSYAAWQRKLGYSGSGADGIPGKASWDKLKVPNV; encoded by the coding sequence ATGGCAACGCCTCTGTCCGCAGACAAACTGCTCAAGGCCCTCCGGGACGAAGGCCTGCATGTCGTCGAGCACCGGAGCTGGCGCACGCACAACCGCAACCACAAGGGCTCGTGGGGGCCCGTCCACGGTGTGATGATCCATCACACCGTCACCTCGGGCACCCAGAGTTCCGTCGAACTCTGCTACAACGGCCATTCGAGCCTGCCGGGCCCGCTGTGCCACGGGGTGATCGCCAAGGACGGCTCGGTCCACCTGGTCGGCCACGGCCGCGCCAACCACGCCGGACTCGGCGACGACGACGTCCTGCGCGCGGTGATCAACGAAACGGCGCTGCCCGCCGACAACGAGGCCAACACCGACGGCAACCGCTCCTTCTACGGCTTCGAGTGCGTCAACCTCGGCGACGGCAAGGACCCGTGGCCGGCCGCCCAGTTGGAGGCCATCGAGAAGGCGGCCGCCGCGATCTGCCGGGCGCACGGCTGGAACTACCGCTCGGTGATCGGCCATAAGGAGTGGCAGCCGGGGAAGATCGACCCGCGCGGATTCACGATGGACTCGATGCGCGGCCGGATCAAGGCACGCCTCGGCGGCAACCCGGACGGCCCGTCCAAGCCGCCCGCGACGAAACCCCCGGCGAAGTACGAGCCGTTCCCCGGTGCGGCCTACTTCCGGGCCGGCCGGCGCAGCGCCGTCATCACGGCGATGGGGAAGAGACTGGTGGCCGAGGGCTGCGGAAAGTACGACGTCGGCCCGGGCCCCGACTGGTCGGAGGCGGACCGCAAGTCGTACGCCGCCTGGCAGCGCAAGCTGGGCTACTCGGGAAGCGGCGCGGACGGCATCCCGGGCAAGGCCAGCTGGGACAAGCTCAAGGTGCCCAACGTCTGA
- a CDS encoding DUF6519 domain-containing protein — translation MHADLSRDTFRPDRHYAAVLAQQGRVQLDADANEQAAIQLHRARSTAADLIGRHGGPRGATGFEVGFLGGSRELDDLSIGAGRYYVDGILLDADRPEPGVPAGEDTAEDGDSPAALPATWTYWDQPDGHRDPERPGDRLPTQFPYLAYVKVWERAVTAAEDPLLREVALGSAMPDTAARLRTVWQVLPLPGAQLELEDGATKDLIRPAFERWAAAQAPTARMAARSERPEHADEDPCLVGPDARYRGPENQLYRVEIHEGGPAKDATFKWSRENGSVTFPVDELDGTWVELATLGSDDKLGLSVGDQVEFVDTAYTSRGEPLPLLRIEEVDLPGRRVRLSGEPDPSVGRRPELHPYLRRWDHRSGPRHGGGAGRGKPAAAKPRGGAIRVEEGAWLHLEDGVLVYFEPGRTYRSGDFWTVAARTATGSVEWPTDAARRPLLQSPKGIEVHYAPLAWVLSEGSVADLRMTFAPLAAVIPAASEEELAAEAEAEAEAVAAEAKAAKTAGAAGSGGRTAGQDDEGQPEN, via the coding sequence ATGCACGCAGATCTCTCCCGCGACACCTTTCGGCCCGACCGGCACTACGCGGCCGTCCTCGCCCAGCAGGGCCGGGTCCAGCTGGACGCGGACGCCAACGAACAGGCGGCGATCCAGCTCCACCGGGCCAGGAGCACCGCCGCCGACCTGATCGGGCGGCACGGCGGCCCGCGCGGCGCGACCGGGTTCGAGGTGGGCTTCCTGGGCGGCAGCCGGGAGCTGGACGACCTCTCCATCGGCGCCGGCCGCTACTACGTCGACGGGATCCTGCTGGACGCCGACCGCCCCGAGCCGGGCGTCCCCGCCGGGGAGGACACCGCCGAGGACGGTGACAGCCCGGCCGCGCTACCGGCGACCTGGACCTACTGGGACCAGCCCGACGGCCACCGGGACCCGGAGCGCCCCGGCGACCGGCTGCCCACCCAGTTCCCGTACCTCGCCTACGTCAAGGTGTGGGAGCGCGCGGTGACAGCGGCCGAGGACCCGCTGCTGCGCGAGGTGGCGCTCGGATCGGCGATGCCCGACACGGCGGCCCGGCTCAGGACCGTCTGGCAGGTGCTGCCGCTGCCCGGCGCGCAGCTGGAACTGGAGGACGGGGCGACCAAGGACCTGATCCGCCCGGCGTTCGAGCGGTGGGCGGCGGCGCAGGCACCGACCGCACGCATGGCGGCGCGCAGCGAGCGCCCCGAACACGCGGACGAGGACCCCTGCCTGGTGGGGCCGGACGCCCGGTACCGGGGTCCGGAGAACCAGCTGTACCGGGTGGAGATCCACGAGGGCGGCCCGGCGAAGGACGCGACCTTCAAATGGTCGCGGGAGAACGGCTCGGTGACCTTCCCGGTCGACGAACTCGACGGCACCTGGGTGGAACTGGCAACGCTCGGCAGTGACGACAAGCTCGGTCTGAGCGTCGGCGACCAGGTCGAGTTCGTGGACACCGCCTACACCAGCAGGGGCGAGCCGCTGCCGCTGCTGCGCATCGAGGAGGTCGACCTGCCGGGGCGGCGGGTACGGCTCTCGGGCGAGCCGGACCCTTCGGTCGGACGGCGCCCCGAACTCCACCCGTACCTGCGGCGCTGGGACCACCGTTCCGGCCCCCGGCACGGAGGCGGCGCCGGCCGGGGGAAGCCGGCCGCCGCGAAGCCGCGGGGCGGCGCGATCCGGGTCGAGGAAGGCGCGTGGCTGCATCTGGAGGACGGTGTGCTCGTGTACTTCGAGCCGGGCAGGACCTACCGGTCCGGTGACTTCTGGACCGTTGCGGCCCGTACCGCGACGGGCAGCGTGGAGTGGCCGACGGACGCGGCGCGCCGCCCCCTGCTGCAGTCCCCGAAGGGGATCGAGGTCCACTACGCGCCGCTGGCATGGGTGCTGTCGGAGGGTTCCGTCGCGGATCTGCGCATGACGTTCGCGCCGCTCGCGGCCGTCATTCCCGCAGCGAGCGAGGAGGAACTGGCCGCCGAGGCCGAAGCCGAGGCGGAGGCCGTGGCCGCCGAGGCCAAGGCGGCGAAGACGGCCGGAGCCGCCGGTTCGGGCGGGCGCACGGCGGGGCAGGACGACGAGGGACAGCCCGAGAACTGA